GCGTCATTTTGGGGATGGACGCGGTTTTTGTTACTGCCGGCGTTGAGACCCATGCGGGTAGTGCGAGTGTGGATCGTGGCCGGAATGGCCGGGATGGCTAGAAGGGTGGCTCGTCGCTTGGGGTGACGTGATGAGCGCCGAGATCGAGCTTGGGGTCCAGTGGGCGGTTCTGCTGGTGATACCGATGCAGCTGGGCGAAGTAATGTTGCTCGAGCGCGGCGGTGAGTTCGTGCAAGAACTCGACGAGGGTTGCGGCCGCCTCGTCGGAGAGCTCGGTGGGCAGGCAGATGAGCGGCAGATCGTTGGGCTTGAGCATGGGGATCAGGGCCGGTGCTTGCGCCCAGCCTGTCGGGCCTTGGCCTTGGCGGCGGCGCGTTCCTGGGCCTCCTTCAGGCGATAGCTCTGGCCGTCGAGCTCGACGATTTCGGCGCGGTGGATGAGCCGATCGATGAGGGTGACGACGCAGGCGGCGTTGGGGAAGACCTCGTTCCATTCGCCGAAGGGCTTGTTGGTGCTCAGCACGATGGGGCGGTGCTGGTAGCGCCGGGAGACGACTTCGAAGAAGAGATCGGCGTAGCGGGCGTCGTAGGAGAGGTAGCCGACTTCGTCGATGGCCAGCACGCTCGGTGTGGTATAGCGTCGAAGGCGGCGTGCCAGGGAGACGGAGGAATCCTGCTTGGCCAGATCGTGCAGCATGTCGGAGGCAAGCGTGAACAGCGCACTGTGGCCGTTGACGACGGCGCGGTGGGCGAGGTTCTTGATGAGCATCGATTTGCCCAGGCCGTTGGGGCCCATCATAACGACGTTGGCGCTCTCGGCGATGAAGCCGAGCGAGAAGAGCTCCTCGATCTGAGCGCGATCGCATTTCTTCGGCCACTGCCAGTCGAAGTCGGCGATGGGCTTGAAGCTACCCAGACGGGTGTTGGCAAGACGGCGCTTCAGGGATCGGCGGGCGCGCTCGGTTTCTTCAATCTCGATCACGCGGGCAAGCCACGGTTCTTGGAGGATCTCGGACAGATTGGCCAGTAGCCCGTACAGGCCCAGCGTTGCGAGCCGCGTTGCGCTGGGGTCGAGCTCAGGGGTCGTGCGCGTTGGGGTATTCGGATTCGGTATCGGTTTGCTCATCGGGGTTCTCCGGGCTGAGGTGATCGTAGTCGCTCAAGGGATGGGGGCGTACGTTGAGGGTGCGCAGCCGCTCGGGCAGCGCCAGCGCGATCGGGGGAGGTTCATCGCGGGCGTGGGCGTGCTGGTCGATGAAGTGGCGCACGGCGCCCAGGTGGGCGGCGTCCTCGGTCAATGCGGCGCCCACGGCTGCTTCCAACGCGTCAGCGCCGTGGCTGTCGAGCAGCGCAATGAGCCCGCGGGTGAGCACGCCCAGGTGCACCCCGCGCGAGGCTGCGCGCAGGAACAGCGCCTGGGCGCTGGGGGCAGCGTGGTGCAACCGATCCTGGGCGCGGTGCATGCGCGCGGCGCGCTTGTGCGTGACCAACGCCTCGATGTGCGCGGGCTCCTCGATCTGGGCCGCGCGATCGAAGCTTCTGGGATGCGAGGCGATGAGGTTTGTGCCATCGAGGATGCGCACGCGCTCGCCCGTGGCCACGACGCTCAAGGTCTTGCCGACGTAGGCGTGGGGGATGGAGTAGTCGTTCAGGTCGAAGCGCACGTAGGGCTGCTTGCGCACGCTCACCAGGAGTTGCTCATCGACCGGAAACGGATTCTCGGGCAGCGCGATGAGGTGCG
This genomic window from Betaproteobacteria bacterium contains:
- a CDS encoding AAA family ATPase, translating into MSKPIPNPNTPTRTTPELDPSATRLATLGLYGLLANLSEILQEPWLARVIEIEETERARRSLKRRLANTRLGSFKPIADFDWQWPKKCDRAQIEELFSLGFIAESANVVMMGPNGLGKSMLIKNLAHRAVVNGHSALFTLASDMLHDLAKQDSSVSLARRLRRYTTPSVLAIDEVGYLSYDARYADLFFEVVSRRYQHRPIVLSTNKPFGEWNEVFPNAACVVTLIDRLIHRAEIVELDGQSYRLKEAQERAAAKAKARQAGRKHRP